A genomic window from Sporohalobacter salinus includes:
- a CDS encoding RluA family pseudouridine synthase, giving the protein MSEERNYIITEVDEDQRLDKFLAQQNKEFSRSYIQKLVDDGEVTVNDENKKNSYCLQSGERVQLSIPEPEETEIKPEAIPLDVITEDEDIIVINKQAGLVVHPAPGHQKGTLVNALLHHCDNLSGINGEIRPGIVHRLDKDTSGAIVVAKNDQAHRSLAKQFKERRTEKIYLALVEGNVKHNKAKIDAAIGRDVYNRKKMAVTKKNSKKAVTKFKVLERFGDYTWIRLELETGRTHQIRVHMSYIDNPVVGDRLYGYNKQRLNVQRQLLHAYQLGFEHPQQNKWVEFTAELPPDIKQTVERLRSKNG; this is encoded by the coding sequence ATGTCTGAAGAAAGAAATTATATAATTACTGAAGTTGATGAAGACCAGCGGTTAGATAAGTTTTTAGCTCAACAGAATAAGGAGTTTTCTCGTAGCTATATTCAGAAATTAGTAGATGATGGGGAAGTAACTGTTAATGATGAAAATAAGAAGAACAGTTATTGTTTACAGTCTGGAGAGAGAGTTCAATTAAGTATTCCGGAACCGGAAGAAACTGAAATTAAACCAGAGGCAATACCGCTCGATGTTATTACTGAAGATGAAGATATAATTGTTATTAATAAGCAAGCTGGTTTAGTTGTTCATCCAGCGCCTGGTCATCAAAAAGGTACATTAGTTAATGCTTTGTTACATCACTGTGATAACCTCTCTGGGATTAATGGAGAGATTAGGCCTGGCATCGTACATAGATTGGATAAAGATACTTCAGGAGCTATAGTAGTAGCTAAGAATGATCAGGCTCATCGTAGTCTTGCTAAACAGTTTAAAGAACGTCGAACGGAAAAAATATATTTAGCTTTAGTTGAAGGAAATGTTAAGCATAATAAAGCTAAAATAGATGCTGCTATTGGTAGAGATGTGTATAATCGCAAGAAGATGGCAGTAACTAAAAAGAATAGTAAAAAGGCTGTAACGAAGTTTAAAGTTTTAGAAAGATTTGGTGATTATACTTGGATAAGGCTGGAACTTGAAACAGGTAGAACTCACCAAATTCGAGTTCATATGAGTTATATTGATAATCCTGTTGTTGGAGACAGGCTTTATGGATATAATAAGCAGCGGTTAAATGTACAACGACAGTTATTACATGCTTATCAATTAGGCTTTGAACATCCTCAACAGAATAAATGGGTTGAGTTTACTGCTGAGTTACCGCCAGATATAAAACAGACAGTGGAAAGATTACGAAGCAAGA